A region from the Candidatus Thiothrix putei genome encodes:
- the aspS gene encoding aspartate--tRNA ligase translates to MRSHYCGQVDEALLDQQVTLCGWVNRRRDHGGVIFIDLRDREGIVQVVFDPDRAEVFNTAEKARNEYVLQVVGKVRRRPAGTENANLRSGQIEILGVELNVLNTSETPPFQLDEDNVGEETRLTYRYIDLRRPEMQKRMQMRAKVTGFLRRFLEDNGFLDIETPMLTKATPEGARDYLVPSRTHPGSFFALPQSPQLFKQLLMMSGMDRYYQFARCFRDEDLRADRQPEFTQLDIETSFMDDNAIMGLMEAMMRATFKETLGVDLPNPLPRMPYSEAMHRFGSDKPDMRIPLEFIEVSDLMESVEFKVFSAPAKDPDSRVVAMRLPNGGELSRKEIDDYTAFVGRYGAKGLAYIKVNDIAAGREGLQSPIMKFLPDETVTGIMERTGAQTGDLIFFGADKARVVNDALGALRVKLGHDRGLIQGEWAALWVVDFPMFEWDDKDNRWVALHHPFTAPKGTPEELLANPGKALSIAYDMVLNGTEVGGGSVRIHNMEMQKSVFKLLGISDEEAQEKFGFLLNALKYGCPPHGGLAFGLDRLIMLMTGSQSIRDVMAFPKTQTAACPLTDAPAEVNTKQLRELNIRVQLPQK, encoded by the coding sequence ATGCGTAGCCATTATTGCGGGCAGGTGGATGAAGCCCTGCTGGATCAGCAAGTTACTTTGTGTGGATGGGTAAACCGTCGCCGTGACCACGGTGGCGTCATTTTTATTGATTTGCGTGACCGTGAAGGCATCGTACAGGTCGTATTCGATCCTGATCGTGCAGAGGTTTTTAATACTGCTGAAAAAGCACGTAATGAATACGTATTACAAGTAGTCGGTAAAGTACGTCGCCGCCCTGCTGGCACTGAAAACGCCAACTTGCGCAGCGGTCAAATCGAGATTCTCGGTGTTGAACTGAATGTATTGAACACATCAGAAACACCACCATTCCAGTTGGATGAAGATAACGTTGGTGAAGAAACGCGCCTGACTTATCGTTATATCGACTTGCGTCGCCCGGAAATGCAGAAACGGATGCAAATGCGTGCGAAAGTCACCGGCTTTTTACGTCGTTTCCTTGAAGACAATGGTTTTCTCGATATTGAAACACCAATGTTGACGAAAGCAACCCCAGAAGGTGCTCGTGACTACCTAGTACCTAGCCGAACTCACCCTGGCTCATTCTTTGCTCTGCCCCAATCACCACAGTTGTTCAAACAATTGTTGATGATGTCAGGTATGGATCGCTACTATCAATTCGCACGTTGTTTCCGGGATGAAGACCTGCGTGCTGATCGTCAGCCTGAATTTACTCAGTTGGATATTGAAACATCCTTTATGGATGACAATGCCATCATGGGTTTGATGGAAGCCATGATGCGGGCAACGTTCAAGGAAACTTTAGGTGTCGATCTGCCTAACCCACTACCACGTATGCCCTACTCCGAAGCCATGCACCGTTTTGGCTCTGACAAACCGGATATGCGTATCCCGCTCGAATTCATCGAAGTCAGTGATCTGATGGAAAGTGTCGAATTCAAGGTGTTCTCAGCACCCGCCAAAGACCCTGACAGCCGTGTAGTGGCAATGCGTTTGCCTAATGGTGGTGAACTGTCCCGTAAAGAAATCGACGACTACACGGCATTTGTAGGGCGTTACGGGGCTAAAGGTTTAGCTTATATTAAAGTCAATGATATTGCCGCTGGGCGTGAGGGTTTACAGTCTCCGATCATGAAGTTCCTGCCAGATGAAACGGTTACTGGCATTATGGAACGAACCGGTGCGCAAACGGGCGACTTGATTTTCTTCGGTGCTGATAAGGCTCGTGTGGTTAACGATGCCTTAGGTGCTTTACGGGTGAAGTTGGGTCATGATCGTGGTCTGATTCAAGGTGAATGGGCTGCCTTATGGGTCGTGGATTTCCCAATGTTTGAGTGGGATGATAAAGATAACCGTTGGGTTGCACTACATCACCCCTTCACAGCACCTAAAGGCACTCCAGAAGAATTGTTGGCAAATCCAGGGAAAGCACTGTCAATTGCTTACGATATGGTACTCAATGGTACAGAAGTCGGCGGTGGTTCGGTACGTATCCACAATATGGAAATGCAGAAATCCGTCTTCAAACTTTTGGGTATTTCTGACGAAGAAGCACAAGAAAAGTTTGGCTTCTTGCTGAATGCATTGAAGTACGGTTGCCCTCCTCACGGTGGTTTAGCGTTTGGGTTAGATCGCTTGATCATGTTGATGACGGGTAGTCAGTCTATCCGAGATGTAATGGCATTTCCTAAAACACAAACGGCTGCTTGCCCATTGACTGATGCACCTGCTGAGGTCAATACAAAACAGTTACGTGAATTGAATATTCGCGTTCAGTTACCACAAAAGTAA